A window of Mercenaria mercenaria strain notata chromosome 16, MADL_Memer_1, whole genome shotgun sequence contains these coding sequences:
- the LOC123541570 gene encoding uncharacterized protein LOC123541570: MENESRTTNDTDFSKKTWKEDVALLVEGKKLHVAKNVLSYTSPVFDAMFSSPFSEKDKAEVELPGKEFKSFLEFLRCIYPGSKGSITEENVFQLLSLADEYQVEKLKKKCTKFLCQYVGKETRTTQDVLKCLAVSERYQLNGIKAICVDTLNSKDPIELIDVEIDPLNKDTLFELYKQIIRRQQLELVKDYIDRGMDQADRAAKFKDFAEAKGAIIDFEVDDISAKQKTRSDVLHFSHVVKLWGFDFSACVKFFGINSETRLAIYLKMKQPSENKQKWSCKVKGRLILKNSRSKDHSFPLENTFTSDNSVSDWGFHHILAMTNILDPRKGFIRDDKVQIAAVFLANKPKFSTDCGSIFG, from the coding sequence atggaaaatgaaagtagaacaACTAATGATACAGACTTTTCAAAAAAGACATGGAAAGAGGATGTGGCTCTCCTTGTTGAAGGAAAAAAGTTACATGTAGCGAAAAACGTTTTATCGTACACTTCACCAGTGTTTGACGCGATGTTTTCATCTCCGTTCAGCGAAAAAGACAAGGCGGAAGTAGAATTACCAGGGAAAGAATTCAAAAGTTTTCTGGAATTTTTAAGATGTATCTACCCAGGTTCAAAAGGAAGCATAACAGAGGAAAATGTTTTTCAGTTGCTTTCACTAGCTGATGAATATCAAGTCGAGAAACTTAAGAAAAAATGTACAAAGTTTTTATGTCAGTATGTTGGCAAAGAAACAAGAACTACACAAGACGTTCTGAAATGTTTAGCTGTTTCAGAGCGCTATCAACTGAATGGTATCAAAGCTATATGTGTAGATACTCTTAATAGTAAAGATCCTATAGAACTGATTGATGTGGAAATTGACCCATTGAATAAAGACACATTGTTTGAATTATATAAACAGATCATAAGACGGCAACAGCTCGAACTTGTGAAAGACTACATTGACAGAGGAATGGATCAAGCTGATAGAGCTGCGAAATTTAAAGATTTTGCAGAAGCAAAGGGTGcaattattgattttgaagttGATGATATTTCTGCTAAACAAAAGACCAGAAGTGATGTTCTACACTTCAGTCATGTAGTAAAGCTTTGGGGATTTGACTTTTCTGCATGTGTGAAATTTTTTGGAATAAATAGCGAGACGAGACTTGCGATATATTTAAAGATGAAGCAGCCTTCAGAGAATAAACAAAAATGGTCTTGCAAAGTTAAAGGAAGACTGATTCTAAAAAATTCACGGTCAAAAGACCATAGTTTTCCATTAGAAAATACTTTTACAAGTGATAACTCAGTGTCAGATTGGGGATTTCATCACATTTTAGCAATGACCAATATTCTAGATCCACGAAAAGGTTTCATTAGGGATGATAAAGTACAGATTGCAGCAGTATTTTTGGCTAACAAGCCAAAGTTTAGTACAGATTGCGGCAGTATTTTTGGCTAA